The following coding sequences lie in one Aspergillus puulaauensis MK2 DNA, chromosome 3, nearly complete sequence genomic window:
- a CDS encoding arylsulfotransferase family protein (COG:S;~EggNog:ENOG410Q1J3;~InterPro:IPR039535;~PFAM:PF14269) produces the protein MPTTSVQSGNGLVESDMHETAVVDGKTMLIPIYEPRAYNLEGYGLDPGQGWILDGVFQEVDIETGDVLFQWNSIDHVSVEESYSLLDEDGGGTEDNPWDYFHINSIDKNANGDYVVSARHTNGIYKISGRDGSVMWRLGGSHPDIEQTNYNFSAQHDARFRQENDTTTVLSLFDNASDRYTNTSSISSGMLVSIDHGTNYSTLIRQYAAPGDVPLSWSQGNMQILPNKNVIVGWGSVPAISEHLEDGTLVFFATVEDPLSMNYRWHKSNWTGEPADPPSLKIYSESPMSGTTFWISWNGATEVDYWNIYATANTSEEFTHLDYADHVGFETTYSSTDYHPRAFAEAVAKDGTSLANSSIITAHPAPGAGKRELG, from the coding sequence ATGCCCACGACGTCTGTTCAGAGCGGCAACGGGCTGGTTGAGAGTGACATGCATGAGACAGCCGTCGTTGATGGCAAAACAATGCTCATACCCATCTACGAGCCACGCGCTTACAACCTAGAGGGATACGGACTAGATCCTGGCCAGGGCTGGATTCTAGACGGCGTCTTCCAAGAAGTCGATATCGAGACCGGAGATGTTCTTTTCCAGTGGAACTCTATCGATCACGTTTCGGTTGAGGAATCCTACTCGcttctggacgaggacggggGAGGGACTGAAGATAACCCGTGGGATTACTTCCATATCAACTCCATCGACAAGAATGCCAATGGTGACTACGTAGTGTCAGCCAGACACACCAATGGCATTTACAAGATATCCGGCCGAGATGGATCCGTGATGTGGAGATTAGGAGGAAGCCATCCAGATATAGAGCAGACAAACTACAATTTCTCAGCACAGCACGACGCGCGTTTCCGCCAGGAGAACGATACTACAACTGTACTGTCTCTGTTCGACAACGCAAGTGATCGGTATACAAACACATCGTCGATCTCAAGCGGCATGCTCGTCTCCATTGACCACGGAACAAACTATTCGACTCTGATTAGACAATATGCTGCCCCTGGGGATGTCCCACTCTCATGGAGCCAGGGCAATATGCAGATCCTGCCAAACAAGAATGTCATCGTAGGATGGGGCAGTGTTCCTGCGATCTCGGAGCACCTTGAAGACGGCACCTTGGTATTCTTCGCCACAGTAGAAGATCCCCTTTCCATGAATTACCGTTGGCACAAATCCAACTGGACCGGAGAGCCAGCTGATCCGCCGTCTCTGAAAATATACAGCGAGTCTCCAATGTCAGGGACCACGTTTTGGATCAGTTGGAATGGAGCTACAGAGGTGGACTACTGGAATATCTATGCCACCGCCAATACATCGGAAGAGTTTACACATCTGGACTATGCGGACCATGTTGGCTTTGAGACTACGTATTCTAGTACTGACTACCATCCACGGGCGTTTGCAGAGGCTGTCGCGAAAGATGGAACGAGTCTGGCAAACTCGTCGATAATTACAGCACATCCGGCTCCGGGAGCTGGAAAGCGAGAACTTGGTTAA